The Streptomyces luteogriseus genome includes a window with the following:
- a CDS encoding SDR family NAD(P)-dependent oxidoreductase, which produces MRLENVNAVITGASSGIGQAVASHFRREGANLLLTGRRSEPPEEHPDELYLAGDLNDEDFVARLAARAADHLGDVGVVVLCHGLQASGPLTDMTYDAARDVLHSNLLSSFLVMKHLMPLAPEQGASMVCVSSRLGMVGMPDQTLYSAAKGGLIALARGAAIEWAPRNIRVNVVAPGLTMTPLIEAAFQRRPDPAAYQRLREDSIPLRRLATPEEVADAVLFLACPESSYVTGAVLPVDGGYTAF; this is translated from the coding sequence ATGAGACTTGAGAACGTCAATGCCGTGATCACCGGAGCGTCGAGCGGGATCGGTCAGGCGGTCGCGTCCCACTTCCGTCGCGAGGGTGCCAACCTCCTGCTCACGGGGCGGCGGTCCGAGCCGCCTGAAGAGCATCCGGACGAGCTCTACCTCGCGGGAGACCTGAACGACGAGGACTTCGTCGCCCGGCTCGCCGCCCGAGCGGCGGACCACCTCGGGGACGTCGGAGTGGTCGTCCTCTGCCATGGGCTCCAGGCGTCCGGCCCGCTCACGGACATGACCTACGACGCCGCACGCGACGTGCTGCACAGCAACCTTCTGAGTTCGTTCCTGGTCATGAAGCACCTGATGCCGCTGGCTCCCGAGCAGGGAGCGTCGATGGTGTGCGTCAGCTCGCGCCTCGGCATGGTCGGCATGCCGGACCAGACCCTGTACTCCGCCGCCAAGGGCGGGCTCATCGCGCTGGCCCGCGGCGCCGCCATCGAATGGGCGCCCCGCAACATCCGCGTCAACGTGGTCGCGCCAGGTCTGACGATGACGCCGCTCATCGAGGCCGCGTTCCAGCGGCGTCCCGACCCCGCTGCCTATCAGCGCCTCAGGGAGGACTCCATCCCGCTGCGCAGACTCGCCACGCCCGAGGAGGTCGCCGACGCCGTTCTCTTCCTCGCCTGCCCGGAGTCGTCGTACGTCACCGGTGCCGTACTGCCCGTGGACGGCGGTTACACGGCGTTCTGA
- a CDS encoding cold-shock protein: MAAGTVKWFNAEKGFGFIEQDGGGADVFAHYSNIAAQGFRELLEGQKVNFDIAQGQKGPTAENIVPA, encoded by the coding sequence ATGGCTGCTGGTACCGTGAAGTGGTTCAACGCGGAAAAGGGCTTCGGCTTCATCGAGCAGGACGGTGGCGGCGCCGACGTGTTCGCCCACTACTCGAACATTGCCGCGCAGGGCTTCCGTGAGCTGCTCGAGGGCCAGAAGGTGAACTTCGACATCGCGCAGGGCCAGAAGGGCCCGACGGCCGAGAACATCGTTCCGGCCTGA
- a CDS encoding STAS domain-containing protein: MVTLRGEIDHAVKDMLSEALPSYDGAVPLRTVVDLSGVTFMDSSGIKATSSPPTRPRVTIRDGCVSPAPRNRCYGSVRSPAWTRSSAAIPPSTRP; this comes from the coding sequence TTGGTCACCCTGCGCGGCGAGATCGACCACGCCGTCAAGGACATGCTCAGCGAGGCCCTCCCGTCCTACGACGGCGCGGTGCCCCTGCGGACTGTGGTGGACCTCAGCGGCGTGACCTTCATGGACTCCAGCGGCATCAAGGCGACTTCGTCGCCGCCCACCAGGCCGCGAGTGACGATCAGGGATGGCTGCGTATCACCGGCGCCCAGGAATCGGTGCTACGGCTCCGTGAGATCGCCGGCCTGGACGAGGTCATCGGCCGCCATCCCCCCGTCGACCAGGCCCTGA
- the aspA gene encoding aspartate ammonia-lyase, with product MNSVTRIEHDLLGDRDVPGDAYWGVHTLRATENFPITGTPISAYPHLIDALAAVKEAAALANEELGLLEPAKAAAIVAACREIRSGKLHEQFVVDVIQGGAGTSTNMNANEVIANRALELLGHAKGEYRYLHPNEDVNLGQSTNDVYPTAVKIATVFAVHGLLKAMAVLQNTFARKAVEFRDVLKMGRTQLQDAVPMTLGQEFSAFAVMIDEDRSRLAEAVELIHEINLGATAIGTGLNAPAGYAESARRHLSDITGLPLVTAANLVEATQDCGAFVQMSGVLKRIAVKLSKSCNDLRLLSSGPRAGLGEINLPPVQAGSSIMPGKVNPVIPEVVNQVAFEVIGNDVAITMAAEAGQLQLNAFEPVILHSLSESITHLRAACLTLADRCVDGITANTEALRRSVENSIGLVTALNPHIGYTAATDIAKEALATGRGVAELVLEKGLLPAGRLADLLRPEVVAGRGQVVV from the coding sequence ATGAACAGCGTGACCCGCATCGAGCACGACCTGCTCGGTGACCGGGACGTTCCCGGCGACGCGTACTGGGGTGTCCACACCCTGCGCGCGACCGAGAACTTCCCCATCACCGGGACGCCCATCTCAGCCTACCCGCACCTCATCGATGCCCTCGCGGCCGTGAAGGAGGCAGCCGCTCTCGCGAACGAGGAGCTCGGGCTGCTGGAGCCGGCGAAGGCGGCGGCGATCGTCGCCGCGTGCCGGGAGATCCGTTCCGGCAAGCTGCACGAGCAGTTCGTCGTGGACGTCATCCAGGGTGGTGCCGGCACCTCGACGAACATGAACGCCAACGAGGTCATCGCGAACCGGGCGCTGGAGTTGCTGGGCCATGCCAAGGGCGAGTACCGGTACCTGCACCCCAACGAGGATGTCAATCTTGGTCAGTCGACGAACGACGTCTACCCGACCGCGGTGAAGATCGCGACGGTGTTCGCGGTGCACGGCCTGCTCAAGGCGATGGCAGTGCTCCAGAACACCTTCGCCCGCAAGGCCGTCGAGTTCCGCGACGTGCTCAAGATGGGCCGTACGCAGTTGCAGGACGCGGTGCCGATGACGCTCGGCCAGGAGTTCTCGGCGTTCGCGGTCATGATCGACGAGGACCGGTCCCGTCTTGCCGAGGCGGTGGAGTTGATCCATGAGATCAACCTGGGTGCCACGGCGATCGGCACGGGGCTGAACGCCCCTGCCGGGTATGCCGAATCGGCCCGCCGTCACCTTTCCGACATCACCGGACTGCCCTTGGTCACCGCGGCGAATCTGGTGGAGGCGACGCAGGACTGCGGGGCGTTCGTGCAGATGTCGGGTGTGCTCAAGCGGATCGCCGTGAAGCTGTCCAAAAGCTGCAACGACCTGCGGCTGCTGTCGTCCGGGCCGCGTGCGGGTCTCGGTGAGATCAACCTGCCGCCGGTGCAGGCCGGTTCGTCGATCATGCCGGGCAAGGTGAACCCGGTGATTCCCGAGGTCGTCAACCAGGTCGCCTTCGAGGTGATCGGCAACGACGTCGCCATCACCATGGCCGCCGAGGCCGGACAGCTCCAGCTCAACGCCTTCGAGCCGGTCATCCTGCACTCGCTGTCGGAGTCCATCACGCACCTGCGGGCCGCGTGCCTGACGCTCGCCGACCGTTGCGTGGACGGCATCACCGCCAACACCGAGGCACTGCGGCGGAGCGTGGAGAACTCCATCGGGCTGGTCACCGCCCTGAACCCGCACATCGGGTACACGGCGGCCACCGACATCGCCAAGGAAGCCCTGGCCACCGGCCGGGGGGTTGCCGAACTCGTCCTGGAGAAGGGCCTGTTGCCCGCCGGGCGGCTCGCCGATCTCCTGCGCCCGGAGGTTGTCGCGGGCCGCGGCCAGGTAGTGGTCTGA